The sequence CTCCGGGGCGTGCCAAGAGAGGACCAGGCGCGAGGGAGCGAGGCCGAACAGGTCCTCCGGCAGGTCCTCGAAAAGGGGCACGTCCACCCAGGCCCCCCGGGTCTGGGCGCGGTGAAGCCGCTCCACCTCGCCCGTCTCGGGGCGGGAGCGGTTCCCCGTGACGAGGAGAGGGACCTCTCCGGCCAGGGCCAGGAGGCCTTCCGGGTCCTCGCCGGGCGCCAGAAGATCGAGGCGGACCTCGGCCCGGTCGGCCCCCGAAGCCAGGGCGGCGCGGGCCGCCTCCACCTGCCCCCGGACGGTGGGCAGGGCCGTCGTCGCCACGATGGGTCCCAGTCTCTCCACGGGGACCAGTATAATGGGGCCGCGGAGGTTTGCATGGCCGATCTGCTGGAAGGGGTCTTCGAAGCGGAGCACCGCGCCGTGGCCGAGAACGGGCGCGCCCTGGAGGCGGCCCTGGAGACCTTGCGCGGCCCGCTCCTGAGGGCCGCGGGCCTTTTCCGAGAGACGCTGGCGGACGGGGGAAAGATCCTCGCCTTTGGAAACGGGGGGAGCGCCGCCGACGCCCAACACTTCGCCGCCGAGCTGTCCGGGCGCTACCTCAAGGAGCGGCCCGGCCTGGCCGCCCTGGCCCTCACCACCGACACGTCGGCCCTCACGGCCATCGGGAACGACTTCGGCTTCGACCGGGTCTTCGCCCGCCAGGTGGAGGCCCTCGCCCGCCCCGGGGACGCGGTCCTGGCCATCTCCACCTCCGGGAACTCGCCCAATGTGGTGCTGGGGCTCCGCGAAGCGCGGGCCCGCGGAGGCCGGACCGTGGCCCTCCTCGGGCGCGACGGGGGGGCCGCGGCCGCCGAGGCGGAAGTGGCCCTCGTCTACGGCGTGGAGGCCACCCCCCGCATCCAGGAAGGCCACGCCGTCCTCATCCATCTCCTCTGCGCCCTCATCGAGGCGTAGAGGTTGAAATCGCGGGACCGCGGCGGGCCTCTTTGCGCGAAAAAAAGGCCCGGGCAAAAAGCCCGGGCCTTTCTGCGTAAGCGATTTCGGCGCCGCTAGCGCCGGCCGTTCTTCTTCTTCTGGAAGTACTTGTTGAGGCCGAGCTTGTTCCAGTAGAGGACGTAGGGGCTGGCGACGAAGATGGAGGAGTAGGTCCCCACGACGATGCCCACCGTCATCACGAAGGAGAAGGAGAAGAGGACGTCGCCTCCGTAGATGAGCATGGCCAGGACGACGAAGAAGGTCAGGACGGAGGTGATCATGGTCCGGCTCAAGGTCTCGTTGATGGCCTTGTCGAAGAGTTCATCGTCCTCCTGCTTCTTCGTCAGTCTCATGTGCTCTCGGATCCGGTCGAAGACGACGATCGTGTCGTTGATGGAATAGCCCAAGAGGGTCAGCAGGGCGGCGATGGTCGGCAGGTTCACCTCCACCTGGAAGAGGGAGAGGAAGCCCACGGCCATGAGCGAATCGTGGACCAGCGAAAGGATGGCCCCCACGCTGAAGCGGAACTGGAAGCGGAACCACGCGTAGAGCAGAATCCCCACCAGGGACCCCAAGACCGCCTGGAAGGCCTTGCTCTTGAGCTCACGGCCCGCCGTGGGTCCCACCGTGTCGATACGCTGGATGGCGAAGGAGCCGGCCACGCTCTGGCCTTCCAGGTAGCGGTACATGGCGTCGGTCATCCCGGGGGCGGCCTTGAGGGCCTGGATGGAAGACAGGATGCCCCCGTTCTCCTTCTTGAAGTCCTGGATGCCCTGGGCCACGGACCGGGCCGCCTCGGCGGTGCCCGAGATGGCGCCCGTCTGGAGGCCCCTGAGGATCAGCTCCTCGATGGCCTTCGTGTTGGCCGTGTTCAGGTCCAGCTTCCCGGCGGCCAGGGCGGCGAGCACCTCCGGCGTTCGAATGGCCTTGAGGATCTCCTGGCTGCGGGCGGCGATGGCTTGCTCGTCGAGGAGCTGGCCCTTCTCGTCGCGCGCGTCCATCCGGATGAGGACCTCGTTGTCCTCGGGCTGGCCGAAGCGGACCACGGTGATGGCGGCCTTCCCCACGCTCCCCTTGAGGGTGTCCTCGATCTTGCGGGCGTCGGGGGCCGACGTGAAGCGGACCTGCATCTCCTGGCCGCCCCGGAAGTCGATGCCCCAGTTGAGGCCCCGCGTGACGAGGCTGAAAACGCCCGCCGCGATGATCGCCAGCGAGATGGTGAGGAGGAGGACCTTGTACTTCATGAAGGGGATCTTGGTTCCGCGGAAGGAGGAGAGCGGACCGATGGAGAGGTCCGTCACCCGCTGGCCTCCGCGGGTCCGCACGGTCATCACGATGTCGTAGATGAGACGGGAGCCGAAGATGGCCGTGAACATGGAGACGAGAAGACCCACCGCGAGCGTGACGGCGAAGCCGCGCACGGGCCCCGTCCCGAACTGGAGGAGGAAGAGGGCCGAGATGAGCGTGGTCACGTTGGAGTCGAAGATGGTGATGAAGGCCTTGCCGAATCCGTTCTGGATGGCCGCGGCCACGGTCTTCTTCTCGAGGAGTTCGTCCTTGATGCGCTCGAAGATGAGGACGTTGGCGTCGATGGCCATGCCCAGCATGAGAATGATGCCCGCGATGCCCGGCACCGTAAGGGTCAGGCCGAAGGTGGACATGAAGCCCATGAGGACCACGAAGTTCAGCAGGAGGCAGAAGTTGGCGTTGAGCCCCGAGAGGCGGTAGTAGGCCACCATGAACAGAAGAACCGCCGCCAGGCCCACGAGGCCCGAGATGGTGCCCTTGCGGATGGAGTCGAGGCCGAGGCTCGGTCCCACGCTGCGCTCCTCGGCGAAGCGGGGGATGGCGGGGAGGGCGCCGGACTTGAGCTGGAAGACCAGCTCCTGGGCCTCGCGGGAGGTGAAGTTGCCCTCGATGATCCCGCGGTCGCCGATCTCGGCGTTGATCGTGGGGGCCGAAATCACGTTCCCGTCGAGGACGATGGCCAGGGGTTCGTGGATGTACTTCCGGGTGAGCTCGCGGAAGCGCTCGCCCGCCGTGGCACTGAGCTGGAAGCCCACCACGGGCTGGCCGAACTCGTTGCCCTCCACCCGCACCTCCTGGATGTCGGCGCCGGTGACGGGCGCCACGGTCTGGAGGGCGAAATAGAGCTCGGCGCCGAACTTCTCGCGGCTGCCCGGATAGATGGCCACGTCGGGGGGAAGGGTCCCGCCGTACTGCTTGAGGATCGCGTCCCGCGTCGGTGCGCCCTGTTTGGGCTCCACGGCGATGTGCCACTCGAGCTGGGCGGCCTTGCCGATGAGGGCCTTGATCTCGGTGGAGTCCTCCACGCCGGGAAGCTGCACCACGATCTTGTTGGTGCCCAGGCCCTGCCGGTGAATGGCCGGCTCCGAGACGCCGTACTTGTCGATACGGTTCCGGATCACCTCGACGGACTGCTGGATGGCCTTGTCGCGCAGGTCCTGCTCGAAGGCCCCACGCATGGTCAGCTCGAAGCGGCCCGCGCCGAGGGCCTTGAACTCGTAGGCGCTGAGGTCCCGGTCCGTCATCTCCCTCAGCGCCAGGCCGAGGTTCGGATCCGTGCCCTCCACCAGCATGGCGTTGATCTTGTCGTTGGTGGTGTAGAGGCGGCCGTAGGGGATGTTCTTGGACTTGAGGGCCTCCTCGGCGTTGCGGAGGTCGGTCTGGACCTTGTTGTAGACCGACACGTCCGTGTCCATCAGGAGGACGAGGTGGACGCCGCCTCTCAGGTCGAGGCCCTGCTTGAGGCCGTTCTTGAAATAGAAAAAGACGCTCAGGGCCAGGACGGCCAGGACCAGGAGCACGCGCCACTTGATGGTGTCTTTCATAACCCCCCCCTCACTCGCTCTTGACCACGCCCGCCACGGCGGACTTGTTGAAGGTGAGCTTCACGTTGTCGGCGGCCCGTATGACCACCGTGTCGTTGTCCACGGCCGCCACCGTGCCCCGGAGCCCGCCGATGGTCACCACCGAATCCCCGGCCTTGAGGCTGTCCAGCATGGCCTTCTGCTGCTTGGCCCGCTTCTGCTGTGGCCGGATAAGCAGGAAGTAGAACACGACGATGATCAGGACGATGGGGATGAAGGCGGTGAGTGGGTTCTGATTCGCCGCGCCCCCGGGCTGGGCCATGAGCAGCAGTGCCGACATTCGGACCTCCTTGAACACACACCATACCCACCGGAGGCGGAGGCTCCGCCCGCCGGTGCCGCTCGCGACTTCCTCGGCCATGCCGCTGGCTTCGAGAGGAAGGAAGCCCCCCGACGCGTCCGGGGCTTCGACCCCGTATTATGCCCTGAAGTGGCTGATAGGTCAAGAAGTTATGAAAAAACGGCGGGCGGGAAGGAAGCTGCCCCTCCCCGCCCGGACAAGCCCGGTCAGTCTGCCCGAGGGTTCGTGTCCTGTTTTTCCACCGGGGTGCGGCCCGCGGCCTCGATCTCCGCCTCGAGGTCGGGCGCCGGCGCCGCCGGCTTCACGAACCGGCCGACGGCCTCGGCGGTCCCCGCCGCGCCCAGCTGGGCGATGAGAAAGGCGAACTTCTCCTCGAGGGCCGCGCCCAGCTCCTCCCGAATCCCCGCCGGCAGGCCCCACCATTCGCGCTTGAGGGGGCCGCCGAAACCCTTCTTGCGGGTCTTGTAATAGAACTGCTCGTCCGTCTCGCCGGCCTTCCGCTCGCCGGCGCAAGCCTTGTCGAGGTGGGCGTACACCCGGGCCTTGAAATCCGCTGGCAGGGCCGGATGGTCGTAGACGAGGTTCTGGAATCCCGTGGCCAGATGCACCTCCACGGCCCCGTTCTCGGGGAATTTGTGGAAGAGGTCGTCGGGGAGGGTGGAGGCGCCGTGCTGAACGGTCCCGCCCATGCCGTACCGGGTTCGCGCGGCTTCGCTGATGGCTCTCAGCACGTCGAAGTCCAGCTTCACCTTGGCGATGGAGCCGTCGGGGAGCACCACCCCCCCGTGGCTCGTCCCCGTCTGGACCGAGATCTTCTTGATGGGCTCCACGCCCCCGAGGAGCCCCGTGTAGGCCTCCATGAAGGCCAGGAACTCCTCCACCGTGCTGTTGTGGCCCCCCACCTCGCCGATCTCCCCCCCCACGCTCACGCGCACCCCGGGCGGCTCCTTCTCGCGGATGAACTGGGTCAGTTCGGCGCAGACGGCGGCGTTGTCCCTCTGTTGGGCCGCCAGGCCCTCCCGCTCGAGGACCACCAGGGTGGAGGAGTCGATGTCGATGTTGTAGAAGCCCGCCGAAAGAGCCTCCTCGATGAGGTCCCGCAGGCCCGACAGCTCCTTGTCGGGGTCGGCGAAGTACCCCTGGGCCTTGGCCTGGAAGTGGTCCCCCTGGACGAAGACGGGGCCCGTGAAGCCCTCCCGCAGGGCCGCCCCGAGGCAGACGGCGACGTACTCGTGCGGGCGCTGGCTGGTGTAGACCATCTCCGTTCGGGCGATCTCGAAGAGGTAGGCCCCGCACCCCGTCCGCTTGGCGGCCCGGAAGAAGGCCCGGGCCGTGTCGTAGGTCAGGCCCCGCAGGTTCATGGCGGGGACGGTGAAGCCCCCCGCCTCGCCGCGCCCCACGGCGGCGTAGAGGTCGTGGATGGAGGCCAGGCGGATGCCCAGCGCGTCGGCGGCCTGCTTGAGAAAGAAGCGGGCCCATCCGCGCACGTCGGGACGGTCCGCGAAGACGGCGTTCTCCACGAGCTCGTCCGTCAGGGGGCCTCGAAAGGCCGCGGCGTCGCGCACCACGGCGCGGTTGCCGGGGGCCGGATCCAGGATTCCCTTGAGGCGTCCCTCCAGGGCCATGCTGTTTTCGAAAATCATGCGCGCGCCCTCCTCAAACGGTGCTCATGCCGCCGTTGAGCGGCAGGTACTGGCCCGTGATCCATCCGGCCTCCTCGGTGCAGAGGAAGGCCACCACCCCGCCCACGTCCCCGGGGACCGCCACCCGCCGCAGGGGCGTCAGGGAGGCGATGAAGCCCTTGGTCTCGGCGGGCATGTGGGCCGTGGCGTCGGTGTCCACGAGGCCCGGCGCCACCACGTTCACCGTCACGCCCGCGGGGCCCGCCTCCCGGGCCAGCACGCGGCAGGCGCCGTCCAGGGCCGACTTGGCCGAGGCGTGGGCGCCGAAGCCCTCGCTGGCGAAGCGCGAGAGGGAGGAGGAGACGGCCACGACGCGGCCCCATTTGCGCGCCACCATGCCGGGCAGAACGGCGCGGACGAGGGCGTGGAAGGCTCCCATCTCGCCGAGCAGTTTGGCCGAGACGGCGTCCCAGGGCTGCTCCCAGTAGGGGCCCATGGGGAAGGAGACGTTGGCGTTGTGGACCGCCGCCGCCACGGGGCCCAGGTCCGCCTCCACCCTCCGCACCATGGCCTCCACTTGAGCATGGTCCCGCGCGTCGGCAAGGTACACTCCGCCCCGGCCCCCGGCCTCGGCCAGGACCTGGCGCGCCATCTCCTCGTTCTTCAGGCAGTTCACCGCCACGGTGAAGCCGGATTTTGCCAGCGACCGGACGATGGCCGCGCCGATGCCGCGGCTCCCGCCCGTGACCAAGGCCACCTTGCCGTCCATGGAGCACCTCCGCATTGATGCTCCACCATACCGGAGCCCCTCCCGGCGAATCAAGGCCGGCGCCTCGTCTCACGGCTCTCGCTTTCGGGACGAGGGGACTGGGGGACGAGGGGACTAGGAAGAACAAAAGGAAGGCCGGCGCGGGCGCCCGCCCCACGGATTCCGCTGTTGCCCTTGTCTTCAAATCCCAAATCCCCAATCCTAATTTCCAAATCCCCCCAACAATCCCAAATCCCAATTTCCAAATGCCCCTGCCCCTCCCGCCCCGGCGCCTTCGGCGCCTCCTCCCGAGGTCGGGTCCGCGCGTAGAAAGGCAGGCCTTTCTCCTCGCGTCCCACTCCCTCGGTCCGCCCTTCGGGCGGGCCGGGATTCTTCGAAGGCGACCTCCACCCCTGAACCGAACGCCAACCCCCCAGCCCCCCGAGGGCGCCGACGGCGACGGACCTATGGCGGCGTCAGGCTTCGCGGTCCGGGACGCTCCATGTACATCCAGTACGCGTCGGTCCCGTCCCGCTCGCCTTCCTTGCCCTAGGCCCATCGACGTCGGGACGCGCCTCCCTCCCTCCGGTCGGTCGGCCGGAGCGAGGGACCGAACCATAGACACCGAATGCCTGTCCCTGTGGGAGGCGTCGCCAGACGCCGATCTGTTCTCTCCAAAGGCCTCCCTTCTTCGTAGGGGAGGGCCCCCGCGCCCTCCCCCCACGAAGGCCTCCACCGTAGCGGCCCTTGCTCGCCAAGGGCCGGCCCTTCGGCCGAT is a genomic window of Acidobacteriota bacterium containing:
- a CDS encoding SIS domain-containing protein, which produces MLEGVFEAEHRAVAENGRALEAALETLRGPLLRAAGLFRETLADGGKILAFGNGGSAADAQHFAAELSGRYLKERPGLAALALTTDTSALTAIGNDFGFDRVFARQVEALARPGDAVLAISTSGNSPNVVLGLREARARGGRTVALLGRDGGAAAAEAEVALVYGVEATPRIQEGHAVLIHLLCALIEA
- the secD gene encoding protein translocase subunit SecD, with product MKDTIKWRVLLVLAVLALSVFFYFKNGLKQGLDLRGGVHLVLLMDTDVSVYNKVQTDLRNAEEALKSKNIPYGRLYTTNDKINAMLVEGTDPNLGLALREMTDRDLSAYEFKALGAGRFELTMRGAFEQDLRDKAIQQSVEVIRNRIDKYGVSEPAIHRQGLGTNKIVVQLPGVEDSTEIKALIGKAAQLEWHIAVEPKQGAPTRDAILKQYGGTLPPDVAIYPGSREKFGAELYFALQTVAPVTGADIQEVRVEGNEFGQPVVGFQLSATAGERFRELTRKYIHEPLAIVLDGNVISAPTINAEIGDRGIIEGNFTSREAQELVFQLKSGALPAIPRFAEERSVGPSLGLDSIRKGTISGLVGLAAVLLFMVAYYRLSGLNANFCLLLNFVVLMGFMSTFGLTLTVPGIAGIILMLGMAIDANVLIFERIKDELLEKKTVAAAIQNGFGKAFITIFDSNVTTLISALFLLQFGTGPVRGFAVTLAVGLLVSMFTAIFGSRLIYDIVMTVRTRGGQRVTDLSIGPLSSFRGTKIPFMKYKVLLLTISLAIIAAGVFSLVTRGLNWGIDFRGGQEMQVRFTSAPDARKIEDTLKGSVGKAAITVVRFGQPEDNEVLIRMDARDEKGQLLDEQAIAARSQEILKAIRTPEVLAALAAGKLDLNTANTKAIEELILRGLQTGAISGTAEAARSVAQGIQDFKKENGGILSSIQALKAAPGMTDAMYRYLEGQSVAGSFAIQRIDTVGPTAGRELKSKAFQAVLGSLVGILLYAWFRFQFRFSVGAILSLVHDSLMAVGFLSLFQVEVNLPTIAALLTLLGYSINDTIVVFDRIREHMRLTKKQEDDELFDKAINETLSRTMITSVLTFFVVLAMLIYGGDVLFSFSFVMTVGIVVGTYSSIFVASPYVLYWNKLGLNKYFQKKKNGRR
- the yajC gene encoding preprotein translocase subunit YajC; the protein is MSALLLMAQPGGAANQNPLTAFIPIVLIIVVFYFLLIRPQQKRAKQQKAMLDSLKAGDSVVTIGGLRGTVAAVDNDTVVIRAADNVKLTFNKSAVAGVVKSE
- a CDS encoding class II fructose-bisphosphate aldolase is translated as MIFENSMALEGRLKGILDPAPGNRAVVRDAAAFRGPLTDELVENAVFADRPDVRGWARFFLKQAADALGIRLASIHDLYAAVGRGEAGGFTVPAMNLRGLTYDTARAFFRAAKRTGCGAYLFEIARTEMVYTSQRPHEYVAVCLGAALREGFTGPVFVQGDHFQAKAQGYFADPDKELSGLRDLIEEALSAGFYNIDIDSSTLVVLEREGLAAQQRDNAAVCAELTQFIREKEPPGVRVSVGGEIGEVGGHNSTVEEFLAFMEAYTGLLGGVEPIKKISVQTGTSHGGVVLPDGSIAKVKLDFDVLRAISEAARTRYGMGGTVQHGASTLPDDLFHKFPENGAVEVHLATGFQNLVYDHPALPADFKARVYAHLDKACAGERKAGETDEQFYYKTRKKGFGGPLKREWWGLPAGIREELGAALEEKFAFLIAQLGAAGTAEAVGRFVKPAAPAPDLEAEIEAAGRTPVEKQDTNPRAD
- a CDS encoding SDR family oxidoreductase, producing the protein MDGKVALVTGGSRGIGAAIVRSLAKSGFTVAVNCLKNEEMARQVLAEAGGRGGVYLADARDHAQVEAMVRRVEADLGPVAAAVHNANVSFPMGPYWEQPWDAVSAKLLGEMGAFHALVRAVLPGMVARKWGRVVAVSSSLSRFASEGFGAHASAKSALDGACRVLAREAGPAGVTVNVVAPGLVDTDATAHMPAETKGFIASLTPLRRVAVPGDVGGVVAFLCTEEAGWITGQYLPLNGGMSTV